GATGCTCATAAAGCTGTAGCTATTTTAAAAAATAAGATTGAAAAATGCAAGGTTCATAACAAAAAAACTATGAATCATTTATTAAAAAACAAATTAGTAAAAAAGTATTTTGAAATTCATTCTATTCGTTTTGGTAAAAAAACAAAAATAGAAAATGAAACCTTAATCATTGCAGAACAAATTCCTGATATTTCTTCTTTTAGTCAATGGATTAAACAGGTAAACATAACAATTATTGATCCACAAAAACACGATCCAATTGTTAATTCAAATTTGGATTTTTTCCCCATTGCTTACAAATCGGAAGGTTTACTTGGTGAGGGGATTACCTATATTCTAGATGGCGTTGTAGTAATGATTACGGGGGTTGATGAAGTGGGAATACAGCCCGCAAATGTCGGTTCTTCAGAAGGTTTGTTATCAAAACATGTCGTTTTTGATACGCCTGGTACACCAAAGAAAACGGATAAGATTATTGCAATTGATCTATTATTTCAAAAAGGTGCAAGCAAAAGCAAAGAAGGCGTTCGGTCGGCACATGAGGTAGCCGATAAGATGATTGAAACAATTCGAATAGAAATGAAAAAACTTAATAACAAAGCGAAAAAAATGGATACGTATCAAGAAAAATCAATCACAAAACCTAAAAGAATAGCTCTGGTAAAAATGGTTTCTGGTCTTGGAAATATGTATGAAACAGTCTTATTTCCAAAACAGCCGGGTGGGTATATTGGTTCTTATTCAACAATGACTGTTTCCAATCGGCCGATCGTTGTTTCTGCAAATCAAATCATGGATGGTGTGATTCATTCGCTTCTTTAATAGAATTGCTAGAACAAAGTTAAGGAGAACAAACGATGAAAGAATTGTATGACTTTGCCTTAAAACAAGGGGTTGGTATAGCTAGTGAACCTGTTGTTTCAAAAAATGAGACAATCAAACGCGGACAACTGATTGCATGTTGTCCAGCAGGGAAATTGGGAAATAATATTCATAGTAGTGTTTCTGGTATTGTTAAGGAAATTAATGAGACAGATATTTTAATACAACCGGATGACGTACAGACAAAAGAATATCTTCCTTTGTCTAGGGAAACTCCATTAGAGCGGATTCAGGAAGCTGGTATTATTGGATTAGGTGGTGCTGGTTTTCCAACAGCAAAAAAACTTGATTATACGTTTCAAGGAGATGGGACTCTTTTAATTAACGCAGCAGAATGTGAACCAATTTTAGATCATAATATTCAACGTATTGAAGCCAATATAAAAGAAATTATTCAGGGAATTAAAATCGTTATGACACTTACCCATGCTACAAGAGCTATTATAGCGATAAAACATTGCCATACAGCAACGATTGAGATTTTAGAGAAAAATTGTTCGAAAAATATTTCTATTCATGAATTACCGAGTATCTATCCTGTTGGTGATGAGCGAGCATTGGTTAGAGAATGTTTAGGAATTCTTTTAAAAGTAGATCAACTGCCACTAGAAGCAAACGCGATTGTCAGTAATTTAGAAACAATTTTTAGAATATATGAAGCAGTTGAATTAAGAAAACCTTTTATTGATAAAGATTTAACAGTAGCTGGTAAATTAAAAGAATCTGGATCTGTAAATGTTTTGTTGGATGTTCCAATCGGAAAAAAATTTAATGAAGTTTTTGAACTTGTAGGTGGTATTGGTAAAGAATACGGGGAGATTATTGAAGGTGGTCCATTTATGGGAAAACGTACCACCCAGGAAAATTATCTTCAAAAAAATACAGGTGGATTGATTGCGGCTGAAACATTCCTAAATGGACCAAAAAAACTAGGATTATTGGTCTGTGCTTGTGGAGCAGATGAAGATCGATTAAAAGAGATTGCTGGTAGTATGAACTCTGAAGTAGCAGGTATTGAATATTGTAAGCAGGCAGTGAAAGTGAACAATAAGTTAAAATGTACAAACCCAGGGATTTGTCCAGGTCAAGTTCAAAAGATCATGGCACTAAAAAAAGCAGGTGCCCTAGGTGTATTAATTAGTAATTGTACGGATTGTTCAAATACTGTAATGTCTTGCGCACCAAAAATGAAATTACCTGTCTACCATGCAACAGACGGCGCTTTAAGAGCTTGCAATATGAAATTAGTCCGGAGAATAAAAGAATAGTCTGAATAAACGAAAGCATTAAATTTTTATATATAAAGGAGAGAATTTTATGTCAATAACAAAGGAAACATTAGAACAGCATTTAAAAGATCCAGCAGTTCTCTGCTGTAGAAGAGACAAAGGAACAGTAATTAGTGAACAAGATTTAGAGGATCCTTCTTTATTTGATGATATGGTTGATGCTGGGTTGGTGACTTTAACAAAAAATGGCTTAACGATTGAACAAGTAATGGGTGCAACATTAACTGAAGATAGTGAAGCATTAGTGCAGTTAACGCCAGAATTGCTAGATGGAATCAAAGAAAATACAGATGTTTCTAATCAACCAAAATCAAAAGAAGCACAATCAATGTCAAATTCAATGGATCTATCAATGGAAAATTCCCATTGTGATTGTAATACACATAAAACTGACTCAAATCAAATGATTGAAATGGAAATAGCAAAACTTGAAGGTTTAAAATTAAAATTACCAGTAAACTTTGCTGCTGGCTATTCATTTGGCCCATTTGGTCCTCATTCTCATCCTCATCCTATGCCTATGCATATGCCAATGGATGAAAAGTCAGGAGTAAAAGAAAACAGAGGCGAAAAAAAAGTTATTCATCGTTTGAAAAAACAACATATTAAAATTACAGATGCAGAAATTACAGATAAAACAAGCATTGAAAATGGTAAGATCACGATTGATCGTAATTTAATTGAAGGGGCACTAAAAGAAGACCAATTAGTTAAAAAAATAAAATTGGATGTAATTAAACCAAATGAAAGACATATCTATACAGATACAATTATGGATGTTTGCCCAATTGCAACTAAGGTTGAGGGTGAACTTGGTGAAGGAATTACAAAAGTTTGTGATGGTGTTGTCTTCATGTTAACAGGGGTTGATGAAGAAGGAACACAGGTGCATGAATTTGGTTCCTCTGAAGGATACTTAGATGAAAAAATGTATTTTGGTCATCCAGGTTGTGCGGATAAGAATGACATCATTATTCGTTGTGAAGCAGTCATTGAAAAACTTTCAGGTATGTCTCGTCCTGGACCTTTAGCAGCGCATAAAGCTCAAGATTATATTGTTCAGGCGGTACGTGATGAGCTAAAAGAATACAATGGTGAAATTGTGCGTGAAGAGATCTGTGAAGATATTAGAAGAAAAGGTAATCCACGAGTTGTATTAGTGAAAGAAATTATGGGACAAGGCGCAATGCATGATAATGTGATCTGTCCTTCAGAACCTTGTGGAATTGCTGGTGGACAAATGAATGTCGACTGTGGAAATGTTCCGATTGTACTGACATCAAATCAGGTAAGAGATGGATCCATTCATGCTTTAACTTGTATTGGACCTTCAACCAAAGAAATGACGCGTCACTATATACGTGAACCATTAGTTGAACGTTTAGCAGCAGATGAAGAATTAGACTTGGTTGGTGTTATTTTTGTTGGTTCCCCACAAGTTAACGATGAAAAACTTTGGGTGTCAGAAAGACTAGGTTCGTTATTTGAAAGCTTAGATATCGATGGCGTAATTATTACTACGGAAGGTTTTGGGAACAATCATATTGATTTCATCGAACATATCGGACAAGCAGGCAAACGTGGTATTCCTGTTGTCGGTGTTTCTTTCTGTGCAAATCAAGGACAATTAGTTGTTGGAAATAAATATGCGGATGCTATGGTTGAAGAAAACATGGATGCTGGTGGTTTTGAAGATGATGTTGCAGGCACTTCTTGTGTAACAAAAGCAGTTGCAGAACGTTCTGTTCAAATGCTTAAAAATAAAATGTCTGGTGTAGCCATTGAACCAGCACCGAAACATTGGAACAATGAAGTCATCAATGCGAACAATCATTTACTAAACTTACCAGATAACAAATTACTTGATACAGGTACCTTACATTAAAATGGAGATGGCTGAAAAATATCCTATCAATCCCACCTTAATGATGGGAACGGTGAAACAAGTCATTGATGATCAAGTTACGCTTAATTTACGTGGACGTCTAGGATTAATCACGGTACCAGAAAAACTTATTCTATCCGATGAACCGATAAAGGTAGGACAAAAATTGCAATTTTATTTTAGTTATATTTATGTTGTCAATGATCCACTTGATTATGATTTTAAAGAGATCATTCAACAGACAGAATGTTTTTCTTGTTTAATAGGTGGTCATATTATTCATGTGGATGATACGGCTGTCCTCGTTCAAGTAACTGATAATCTAGGAAGTATTTATGTACCTAGAAGGTGGATTTTCACAAATGTATCATTAAAAGAAGGATTACATGTTGAATTTTATTTTAGTAAAATGATTGAAATAGCAGAAGAAACGAATAAATATTAGGAGGATGAAAAGAAATGAGCTTAACAACAGTTAAAGGTATGAGATCTGAAATCTTTGTACCAATTACCCCAAAACCTGTTTTTACAGAACTTAAAAAATCTTTAAATGAATGTAAGGTTGCTTTTATTACAGCTGGAGGTATCCATCTGAAGAGTCAAGAGCCATTCAACACCTCTGGTGACTTTAGTTATAGGACAATACCTTTTGATACACCGTCATCTGAATTAATGGTGACACATGGTGGTTTTGATAATTCAGATATTAACAAAGACGTAAATGCAATGTTTCCAATTGATCGTTTGCATGAGTTAGTAAATGAGGGCTTTATTGGTTCTTTATCTAAGGAAACCTACGCATTTATGGGTGGCGGCGGAAACGTTGAGAAATTTCAAAATGAAACGGGACCAGAAATCGCAAGAAAATTAAAAGAACAAGACGTAGATATTGTTCTTTGTACAGGTGGTTGTGGTACTTGTCATCGTTCAGCTACTATTGTTACTCGTTGTTGTGAAGAGGAAGGTATGAGTTGTGTTGTTATTGCAGCACTCCCACCAATTGCTCGTCAACAAGGTGCACCAAGAATTACAGCGCCACACGTTCCAATCGGTTCAAATGCTGGGGAACCTAATAATGTTGAACAACAAATAGCCATTTTAAAAGAATCTTTAGAATGGGTGCGCGATTGTCCAAGCTATAACCAAACGAAGGTTCTTCCTTATGAATATAGGCACAATGTTTAAACACAAGTGATTAAGTTGGTTGATTTAAAAACAATATAGGTTAAACTAATCGGGGAATGTTAAAAGTTGAAAATAGATGGTTTCTTTTATTTTACAAATATAGAAAATTCATCTATAGTTTAACTAAGGCAATGATATAACATTAATAAAAAGAAATTCCAAGTAAAAAAGGAATCTATGAGATAGGTTTATTTAAACTATCTTAATAGATTCCTTTTTTCATTAAAAACTATCTACCGATTCTTATGACAATACATAAGACTATAAATATAGCTTACCTAACCATTGATATTTACAAGGCAGAAGCCTATAAAAAGAATTAAATAATATGTAGGTTGTTGATATAAATACATTATGAAACAAACAAGAAAAACATTTACTATTTGAGAATTTATAATAAATGGCTAGCTGATCTATTTTAAGAATGATTTCATATAAACATTTTATTTGTTTTATTGAATAAAAAATATAAAAATGGTTATAAAGCAATTGGAAATAATTTGATCGATGAAATGCTAATTATTTCAATTGTTAAAAATAAACCATCTTTTAAACTGTAATACATTCTATTTACGTTATTCTGTTTAAATTTTTCCATTTTAGCTCATAAGAAATTCCTATTCATATATTTGCTATGAATAAGAGCAATAGGAATAGCCAGGTCATAAGAACAATTTTTTTGGATAAAAACAAAAGAAACTTTTACTCGCTTTCTTTTTCATAAAAATAATTATAATTCCTTAATTATAAAATGATCATTGGTTTGTTGTTCGTGCTATAAATTTTAGGAAATTGTTATCATAAACATTTAGAAAGGAGAAATTTAATATCATGAAACGAAAATTCGCTTTTTTAACGATGATCTTACTTGGATTTTTTTCTCTGTTTCTATTTTTAAAACCTAACGTCAAAGGAAAGGTAAATCAACAAGTAATAACGGCAGAGGAATTACTTGCTTATGGAGAAAAGAATGAAAATAAGGTCGCTGCAACGTTTATAGATACTCATAAAATTTCTTCTCTTAAAAAAGATTTTTGGCAAAAAGATTTTGCAGGAAAACGACCAATTGACACACTTTACCAGGTAGCTATGAATGATTTAATTAAGCATAAAATTATTTTACAGACAGCAGAAGATTTAAAAATTATAAAACCATTAACACCCAAAGAGGAAAAAAAACAGTGGCAACAAAAAAGCAAGGAATTGATGTTTTGGCAATATTTAGATACCGAGGATACACAATTGACTGATCAGATAAAAACAACCTGGTTAAACACACAGCCACCCAATAAAGTCCAATTAAAAAAAGCTTTTGAACATTTGAAAGATACAGATAAGAAAACAGATTATTCAATTGAAGCAATTGAAATCACGAATTATTCAGGTTCAGTTGATGAACTAAAAAAATTAGCAAAAACAATGGATTTGTCAAAAAATTTGAAAGAAGTAACAAATCAATGGAAAAAAAATTACCTGAAAGTTTAATTTCACCTTTTCGTATAAAAAGTACTGAAACACAGAAAAATACGATGTATCAACAAACACTTGGAAGACAATTAAATGGCAAGGGAGAAGGAGAAATCATAGTTGGGAACCAAGAAAATCAATTTTATTATGTTGTTCATAAAGAAGGCGGAAGACTACTTACACTTAAAGAAGCTTAAGAACTTGCAAAAAATCAGTATATTAATGAATTATACCAAGAAAGAATAACAAATTATCAAAAACAAGCCAAAGTTAAACGATTAAAGCAAATGAAACAAAAATTTATTAACCATTATCTATCAAATAACACAAACAGAAAGGAAACAAAAAATTAAAATAGCAATCTGTAAAGCTATCTTTTCTATTTAATATTTATTATCTTTGATCAATTTTATAATGTCTGAATTGAAAATAACAGTATTCAATGAATGGCATTAGAAGGATATAAAAAATAAATACTGATATTCAAAGAAAAATTTATTTTTTAAGACAAATACCAATAGTCAAATTCAGAATAATTATTTAGAAACCATTGTAGATAGGGAATGTATTTTTATCTAAGTAACTAGCAGAAAATTGGTTGAAAGTAATATGGTTGCCTAAGGGTATTTGTGCTGATTATGATGTACATTATTAGGTTGAATTTGGACCCTATCAATTGAAAATAGCTTATTTTATTAAAATAAATTTTAGTAAAATTTACGAAAAATTTTTAATTTTTCTAATGAAAGCGTTATAATGGTAGAAAAGTATGAAGGAGAATACTTAATGCGTAACATTTCATTGACAATTTTTAATAAAAAACATCAATTGAAAAAAGCTAAATTAGACGAGGAATTAACAATAGGAAATTTAACAGCAACAGGTAAAGATTTTGTTTATTTAGCTGCCCATGAATTTTTTTGGGAAGAGGGTGATTTTATTCAAGTATTCGTAGATCAACCAAATACTTACTTGGTGGTTAAATTAGATGAGACATTGGATTCAACTTTGATTTACCTAGCTGAAAAAGAATGGATTTATCCTGTTAGTCTTACTAAAAATGCACAAGAAGCTCATTCAGAAAGACGTTTTAAAGGAAGTAGCCATTATTTAAGTGTACGTACAGCTACTTCAGAAGAAATTGGTAGTTATCGTAATTTAGCCTTAAATCCACATGATCAACAAAACTTTGCTGGTGCTTATCCTCACGCCTTTGCCAATGTAGAAACAAGAAACGATGCGACATTTTACGCTTGCAATGCCGTTGATGGTGTCTATGCAAATCGTTCTCATGGTGCCTATCCATATCAATCATGGGGAATTAACCAACAGCCTAATGCGGAGTTAACGATTGATTTTGGTCGGCAGGTGATTCTTGATAAAGTTAGCTTTATTTTACGAGCAGATTTTCCCCATGATAATTATTGGCAAAGTGTTTCTTTGTTTTTTTCCGATGGAACAAAGGAAGTATTTAAAACAATAAAAACAGAACAACCTCAGGTATTTCATTTTACTAAACGAATGATTACCACTGTTACCTTAGGTGAACTCATTCAATCAGAGGAGACATCTTTATTTCCAGCTTTAACACAAATCGAATTATTTGGAAAAAATAGGAGTGAATAATGAATAACCGTAAAATACAAGATTTACAGGAAGAAATCAGTCAGGCCGCTGCAAATTATGTAGCGGATAATCAGGTGGTTTCTTTGCCATTTATTGGATATGAATGTTATTTAACAACAGGAAATCGTTTGGATTTTGAAAAAAGTTATTTTTCTAGACGTCGTCAATTAACTGTTTTAGGACTTGCCTATTTATTGAAAAAAGATCAACAAGTCAAGCAATTACTAGAACAAGTCATTTGGGAAGTATGTAACGAGTTTACCTGGGCTTTACCGGCACATTTACCAGTTATCGGAAAAACTTTTGCTGCTGCGAGTTCTACTTGGTTAGATTTATTTGCTGCTGAAACTGCTCAGACACTAGCTGAACTATTGGAATTGACGGATGATGCGTTTTCTCCTTTACTTCAACAAAGAATCAAGGGAGAAATTGATCGGCGTATTTTTCAATCATTTGAGAATAAAGCTTGGGATTGGGAAGAAAAAGAAAATAATTGGTCTGCTGTTATTGGTGGTTCTATCGGGATTTGTGCACTTGCTATTCTGCCTAAAAATTCATCTCAGCAAAAGAAAATTATTCAGCGATTAGATAAAGCAATGCAAAGTTATTTACGTGGCTTTGGCTCAGACGGCGTTTGTGTTGAAGGATTAGGTTATTGTAGCTATGGTTTTGGCTATTATATTTACTATGCTGAAAAATTAGCAAGAATGCTGGGAAATTATTCTTATCTTGATCATAAGAAAGTTAAGAAAATTGCAGCTTTTCCCTATTATGTTCTAGTGAATAAACAGGATTTTGTTCCTTTCTCAGACTATTCTGCTGTTCAACCGCCAAGTGGGTTACTTAATTTTTGTCATCATTATTTTCAATTACCAATACCAAAATTGGCAACAATGAATGCCTTAGACTTTGATCCTTGCTATCGCTTTGCACCGTTATATCGTAATCTGATTTGGAAGAAACCGACCATTTCAAACCAACAAACAAAGACAATTGATCATTATTTTCCTGATGCACAATGGTGGGTAGTTCGTAAACCGAATCAGTTATTCTTTGCTGCTAAGGGTGGGAGTAATGATGAAAGTCATAATCATCTAGATATTGGTCATTTTGTTTTTGGCACACCCAGCGAATTATTTTTGACAGATCTTGGTGCTGGGGAATACACAAAAGATTATTTTGATGAAGAGAAGCGATATCATATATTTCCATGTAGTGCAGATAGTCATTCAGTTCCATGTATCAATGGCACAAAACAGGCAGTTGGAAATGTTAGTGCCAAAGGGGTTCAAGCTAATCATCAATTTTCTTTACAATTAGCTCAAGCCTATCCAGCCGGGAAAATTCATTCATTTGAACGTTGTTTTAAACTCTTAGAAACTACTTTGACTATTCAAGATACCTTTTTATTTGAACAAAAGCAAAATAGAATTATTGAAAATTTTATTACCAATTATTTACCTAAAATTGTATCAAATCGTGTAATACTGACTGGTAAAAAAGCACAATGTACTTTAATCATGCCAACTAACAATCTAACGTACATTTCACAAGTTTATAAGGATCATCAAGGCAAGGATCAGGTGACCTATCAAATACAAGCGACTTATCAAACAAAGCAACAAGCAAAAATTACAACAAAACTAACGGTTGATTTATTATAACTTTTTAAAATGAAATCATAGAAAAAATTTTTGAAGCATTAAAATTAGTAAATTTAAGATAGATCGGTTGTTCAAAAATAAGCTACATAGAGATCAATAGAACAAATGCCTAAAAAATCATTCCAGTCTTCTTTCTATTTGAAATAATCTATTTAAATTTATAAATCTTGCTATCTATCATTGGCTGGATTGATTCTGAATTTTAATCATTTTAAACGTCATCGATCTACTGATATCACCAATGTTATTTTTTTATAGTAAAGCAGCCAGTTGGGTAATTGATTCGAATTACCTAACTGACTGCGTTATTTATTTAATGTGTAAGATAAATAGTAATTGAAACAAGATAAAAAATATAAATTTCTCTAAGTTATTAATGATTCGTTTGATTGTTTCTGATCTTTTCAATTATTAAGATACTTCGGGTAAATCAAATCTTTTTCCTTGGGCTACTGGTTGAGTGGCGCACGACTAATTCTGTACTTAAAAATACCCGTCGAGCAATTTCTGATCGGGTGATCCGCTGATGAAGAAGCTCAACCCCTGTTTTCCCCATTTCTTCGGTGAATACTCGAACGGTAGAAAGGGCAGGAGAGATGTATTGAGAGATAGCCAAATCATTAATTCCCATCACACTTATTGTTTCTGGAATACGAATATGATGTGCGGCTAGTGTATGCATAACACCAATAGCCACTGCATCATTGACAGACAAAATAGCAGTAGGTAATGTGTGTTTCCATTGTTTTAAGGCCATCTCTGTCAATTGTTCACCAACGTGTACATCTAATCGGCTATTTTTTTTTAAGATAAAGAACTTTTTATTAAACAATTGATAATGCTGCATCATATCGATATAAGTATTGACAGTAGGTGTTTTATAGTTACGATAACCATGCATATTATGACTTTCTTCTGCACCAATTAAAGCAATGTTTTTATGTCCTAGGTGTAATAAATGATTGATAGCCAATTCGGTTGCCTGATTAAAGTCAGTATTGACAGAATCATAGTCGTTTAAAGGGAAATTACTGCCAATGACACAAACATTTGGATGAAATTGGTGAAATTCTTCTAGTTTTTCTTGTGTAAATTTGCTAATAGCTAATAGACCAGCCAATTCGTGAACATGTTGTTCATTTATTTGAGATAACTTAACAACATTATAGCCTAATTCAGCAGCTTGTTTTTCTACACCTAAACGAATGGCCATATAATAGAGATCATCTAGTTCTTCATCTGCCGAACGCCATGGAATAATTCCGATCACTTTTTCCTGTTTTGAAAAAGAAGCAACATGGGTTTTAATTAACTTATTTTTGTTTTTTATTTTGTATAATTTAACTCTTCCGCCAATTCGAAAATTTTTCGTTTGGTTTCTTCTGTAACTGATAAATTAGAATCATAATTTAAAACACGTGAAACTGTTGAAATAGAAACACCTGCTTTTTTTGCAATATCTGTAATTGTTGCCAAAAAAGGCCGCTCCTTTTCTTTGAATTTAATTCACTGTTAGTATAAGACTTTCTAACGAAAAAAAGCAAGATAAAAAGTTTACTAAAATTTATGATTTTTTAGTAAAAATAATTGATATTATTTTAAAATAGCTATATTCTTTTAATTAGAAAGCGCTTTAAAAATTGGAGGATCAATGAAAAATCGTCTAGTATGTAGTTTTATTCTAGTAATTTTTCTTTTTGTCGGTGGCTGTACAAAAAAAGAAACAGAAAAAACAACGAATCAATTCAGTCATGAAACAATTCAACGGATAAAAAAAACAGCAAAAAGTTATTCAGAAAATGAGTTACAAAGTGGTCAGGTTCCTCTTCACACCTATCTGCAATTGACAGGAAAAATCATTAAGAGTGACTCAAAAACAGCAACCATCAAAAGAGAAGATCGTTTTATTTTTGAAAGTGATCAAAATCACTACCAAGTATTTAATGAACAATCCATGAAATTGAAAATTGGTGATACTATCACGGTGTATGGTGAATATTATGGTTTTTTAAAAGCGATATTTGTTGAAAGGGTGAAAAAATGATTCATGCGCGTATCAAGGAAAATAAATTTGAAAGTTATGAAGAAGTAGCTGAAGGGTTTGAAGATTTAATGGCTCCCTTAGCTGATTTCTTCACTGATAAACATCTAGGTCATTTATATTTGGGGACTTCAGGAACGGTTTATCCAGAAAAAACACGAGCCATTGAGGCGTTTTTAAGACCACTTTGGGGTTTAGGGCCATATTTGACACAAAAAGATAGTAATTATTTAAAAAAATACTTAGCAGGAATTATTGCAGGAGTAGATCCAAAGAGTCTACATTATTGGGGAAAAACAAAAGAATGTGATCAATTATTTGTAGAAATGGCTTCTTTAAGTACCTTTTTATTGCTGAATAAAGAAAAAGTATGGCATTTGCTGACACATGCAGAAAAACAAAATCTATATAATTGGTTAAATCAAATTAATCAGCAATCATTGCCAAGAAATAATTGGCATTTTTTCCGTGTGTTAGTTAACCTAGCGATGAAGCATTGTGAGCTGGCTTATAACCAAGATCAACTGGATGAAGATTTAGCAATTATTGATTCTTTTTATATCGGAAAAGGTTGGTATTGTGATGGCAGTGAAACTCAAATTGATTATTATGTTTCTTTTGCGATTCATTATTATAGTTTATTATATTGTAGGTTTATGCCAGAAGATAAAGCACGAGTTGCAACCATGAAAGAAAGAGCGGTGCATTTTGCTCAAACATTTAAATACTGGTTTACTAAAAATGGAGAAGCCATGCCTTTTGGACGCAGTTTAACTTATCGTTTTTCTCAGGTGGCATTCTTTAGTGCCCTTGTTTTTGCAGATGTTGAGGCTTTGCCTTGGGGAGAAATTAAAGGCATTATTAGTCGGCATTTACATCATTGGATGAATCAAGAAATTTTTACACCAGAAGGATTACTTTCGATTGGCTATTATTATCAAAATATGATTTTTGCAGAAGGCTATAATGGTCCTGGTTCTCCTTATTGGTCATTTAAGACATTTACCTTACTAGCAGTACCTAAAGATCATCCGTATTGGCAGGCAGAAGCTTTGCCGTTAACTATTGAAAAGACAACATTATCCCTACCAGAAAGCAAAAATTACTACCAATTTAATGAAAAACGTGATCACACATTAATGTTTCCATCTGGTCAATTTCTTAAATTTCAATCTCATCCTAATGATAAGTATGGTAAATTTGTTTATTCTTCTTATTTTGGTTTTAGTACAGCTAAAAATGATTATTGGTATTATGAGGGAGGATTTGATAACTGTTTGGCATTAGCAGAAGATGATCATTATTTTCGAACAAAGGCATTAGATACAGCGTATCAATTGTTAGAAGATCGTATTATTCACAAGTGGATGCCTTGGCAGAATGTTACTATCAAAACGACGATTGTGCCACTTATAGGTTGTCATGTACGTATTCATGAAATTATAACCGAGCGAGAGCTTTTTGCTTACGAAGGTGGTTTCTCAATTCCTGTAAGAGAGAACAATTACAAGCAAGTAAAGGATTTAACTGCTGAAATAAAAAACGATTGGGGCATCTCTAAAATTAGCGGAATAACTGGCTTTGAAACAGCTGATATCATCCAAACAGAACCAAATACCAATTTATGTTATCCACTTGTAATGTTGCCTCATGTAAAAACAAAGCTTGGACGAGGCAAACATTTGCTCATTTCCTTAGTCACAGGATTACTTCTCAAAGAAAAAGAAGAGCAACCAACAATTGTTGTTCAATCCAATCAAGTAAAAGTTTCAGAAAAAATCATCGAT
The genomic region above belongs to Melissococcus plutonius ATCC 35311 and contains:
- a CDS encoding glycine/sarcosine/betaine reductase component B subunit translates to MTTLYHFNCPIVKEMYLHSDVEIPGVVVAGISENYQEKLAVAQQVGILVEQLQAEGAIVVTDGWGNHHIDFVSVIEEIEKRGLPTVGLSFFGLQGRSVCTNEYLNTLIDFNKGTTGYESCKVGENYLSSLDAHKAVAILKNKIEKCKVHNKKTMNHLLKNKLVKKYFEIHSIRFGKKTKIENETLIIAEQIPDISSFSQWIKQVNITIIDPQKHDPIVNSNLDFFPIAYKSEGLLGEGITYILDGVVVMITGVDEVGIQPANVGSSEGLLSKHVVFDTPGTPKKTDKIIAIDLLFQKGASKSKEGVRSAHEVADKMIETIRIEMKKLNNKAKKMDTYQEKSITKPKRIALVKMVSGLGNMYETVLFPKQPGGYIGSYSTMTVSNRPIVVSANQIMDGVIHSLL
- the prdC gene encoding proline reductase-associated electron transfer protein PrdC, coding for MKELYDFALKQGVGIASEPVVSKNETIKRGQLIACCPAGKLGNNIHSSVSGIVKEINETDILIQPDDVQTKEYLPLSRETPLERIQEAGIIGLGGAGFPTAKKLDYTFQGDGTLLINAAECEPILDHNIQRIEANIKEIIQGIKIVMTLTHATRAIIAIKHCHTATIEILEKNCSKNISIHELPSIYPVGDERALVRECLGILLKVDQLPLEANAIVSNLETIFRIYEAVELRKPFIDKDLTVAGKLKESGSVNVLLDVPIGKKFNEVFELVGGIGKEYGEIIEGGPFMGKRTTQENYLQKNTGGLIAAETFLNGPKKLGLLVCACGADEDRLKEIAGSMNSEVAGIEYCKQAVKVNNKLKCTNPGICPGQVQKIMALKKAGALGVLISNCTDCSNTVMSCAPKMKLPVYHATDGALRACNMKLVRRIKE
- the prdA gene encoding D-proline reductase (dithiol) proprotein PrdA, giving the protein MSITKETLEQHLKDPAVLCCRRDKGTVISEQDLEDPSLFDDMVDAGLVTLTKNGLTIEQVMGATLTEDSEALVQLTPELLDGIKENTDVSNQPKSKEAQSMSNSMDLSMENSHCDCNTHKTDSNQMIEMEIAKLEGLKLKLPVNFAAGYSFGPFGPHSHPHPMPMHMPMDEKSGVKENRGEKKVIHRLKKQHIKITDAEITDKTSIENGKITIDRNLIEGALKEDQLVKKIKLDVIKPNERHIYTDTIMDVCPIATKVEGELGEGITKVCDGVVFMLTGVDEEGTQVHEFGSSEGYLDEKMYFGHPGCADKNDIIIRCEAVIEKLSGMSRPGPLAAHKAQDYIVQAVRDELKEYNGEIVREEICEDIRRKGNPRVVLVKEIMGQGAMHDNVICPSEPCGIAGGQMNVDCGNVPIVLTSNQVRDGSIHALTCIGPSTKEMTRHYIREPLVERLAADEELDLVGVIFVGSPQVNDEKLWVSERLGSLFESLDIDGVIITTEGFGNNHIDFIEHIGQAGKRGIPVVGVSFCANQGQLVVGNKYADAMVEENMDAGGFEDDVAGTSCVTKAVAERSVQMLKNKMSGVAIEPAPKHWNNEVINANNHLLNLPDNKLLDTGTLH
- a CDS encoding CBO2463/CBO2479 domain-containing protein — translated: MEMAEKYPINPTLMMGTVKQVIDDQVTLNLRGRLGLITVPEKLILSDEPIKVGQKLQFYFSYIYVVNDPLDYDFKEIIQQTECFSCLIGGHIIHVDDTAVLVQVTDNLGSIYVPRRWIFTNVSLKEGLHVEFYFSKMIEIAEETNKY
- the prdB gene encoding D-proline reductase (dithiol) protein PrdB, which codes for MSLTTVKGMRSEIFVPITPKPVFTELKKSLNECKVAFITAGGIHLKSQEPFNTSGDFSYRTIPFDTPSSELMVTHGGFDNSDINKDVNAMFPIDRLHELVNEGFIGSLSKETYAFMGGGGNVEKFQNETGPEIARKLKEQDVDIVLCTGGCGTCHRSATIVTRCCEEEGMSCVVIAALPPIARQQGAPRITAPHVPIGSNAGEPNNVEQQIAILKESLEWVRDCPSYNQTKVLPYEYRHNV